The following is a genomic window from Bacteroidia bacterium.
GGAGGTGAGAACGTGTTTTTCGCTCAGCGATTGTAATATTTTCGCCAGAAAATGAACAGGGATATGCAATTCCGAGGCGATTTCCTTGATCCCGACGCGCCGGTCGCCGCGCGTGGCGATATAGAGCGTCGCCTGTATTCCGTATTCGCATGCTTTGGAGAAAAATGCCATACTTTCAATTGCCGAATGTCGAGTCGATTATCTATGATCAATGTACACCGTAATCATGCGAAAGTCAAGACTCCGGATGGCGCACGCGGGCCAGCGCACCCAGGCCGGCATGTTCAAGAGGCCGAGCACATTCGGATGTGCTCCGGTGGTCATTCCATGCAGACGTCATCGCACGCATATCAACCACCCGAGACACGCGGCATTCAGGTTTCCGCGATCCGGCGTACGAAGCTCCTAATGTTCTCTGCGAATTCTGTTCGCTCGGTGGTCTCTCTGTCCGCACCCTTCAAAGCTCTTCATCCACCATGCGAAAAATCGCGTGATCGAGAGTCAAGGCGAAGACGCGGACGGGGTAGCCGGGTGCGATACGAACACGCATGATGTTGCCGGTCGGAAGGCCCTCGGACGCCCGCACCCACGTTGCGCCGCCATCTCGCGAGCGCCATACGCCGGTACCGATGGCCGAAATGTACAGTACGCGTTCATCGTCCGGATATACGGCGATTTCGGAAATCTCGGAGACCTCATTGAGCCGGCTCCAGTGTTGCCCCGCATCCGTCGAACGGTAGAGCCCACGACCGGTGCCCGTAACCCCGGCATAGATCGTGGCCGGGTCGGAGGGGCTGAAGGTGATAGCCCGTACACCACTTTGCGTCGGATCCGGTAGCCCCGATTGCACGCCGCTCCAGTTCAATCCGCCATCCGTCGAGCGATGCATCGCGTGGAACGCCGCGCTGCCGGCGAAGAGCAAGTGCGGATTCGCCGGGTGCGCGGCAATGACCTGAATACCTTGCTGCGTCAATCGGTGCTCCCAACTCTTGCCTTCGTCGGAACTGACGAAAATACCGTACGCATGCCCGAGTCCGCAGACGAGTCGCGATGGTGAAGTCCCCGTTTTGAGTACGTGTAACACACCACGGTATTTCCAGTCTTCCGGTGTGACTATCGCGGTCCAGAGTTGACCTCTGTTCGAAGAGCGGAAAAGATTGTCCGCACTTTGCCGTCCTCCGAAACCGGCGTACAGTTCATTTGTGTTGTTCTTGTCCAGAAACAGCGCCGTCACCCTCTCATTGGAGTAGGTCGTCGGAATTCCTTCGGTTATCAGAGACCAGTTGAAGCCACCGTCCGTCGAAGTGTACAGATTGCCATAGTCGGTTCCGCAGTACATGCGTAGTGAATCCACGGGATCGATTTCGATGGTGTATACGAGCGTGTGGAGCAGTCCCCTGTTCATCGGTTCCCAGGGTGAAAGCTGCGCGTGCAACGACATGGTTGACAAAAAAAGCAGGATGCCGAGAGCAATGCGTTTCATGTTGATATCCTCCTTTCACCGCAGCAGCGTCATGGAAATACGTGAGGTACCGTGGGCAGAGCTCATGAGACAATAATACAGTCCGGAAGGCAGCGGCCGGCCCATGTCATCGCTCCCGTCCCATTCAAGAGTAGTGGTGCCGGGACCGGGACGTCCTTCGTACAGCTTTCTTACCAGGCGACCCTGCTGGTCGTAAATAGTCAGTCTGACAACCGCTACGGACGCGGCGGCATCGTGCATGGTGAAGCGGATGACGGTCGAAGGATTGAAGGGATTCGGAAAATTCTGATGCAGTGTATATCCGACGGGAGTCCTGAGTTCCGCCAAGGCCTCCGTGGAGCTTTCCTTCTGCCGGTACACAAGAAACGCGGTGAAGGGACTCAGTATCATGTACTTCTCGCTGAGTCGTATGATTTCTTCCCGCATGACGGTGGAATCCGTGACATCCGCGAGCCGCAGCAGCAAATCAGAGATGCGTTTCGACGCCCAGAAACGGGCCACCTGCAGCGGATCGGTCGTGTCAGGGAAGAGGCGGAGTGTTCGAGGCGGAGAGTATGGCGTGCTGTTACCCGAGCTGCGCAACGATATACCGCACTCTCCTTCCCCAGCGTCCGTGAACAATCCCGTTGCGCTGACGTGCAGCATGTCTCTGCCAATTTTCCGATAATCCACATATGTTTCCCTCGCAAACGCGGGTAGTGTGAGCAGATAGTCCCGAAGGCCCTGGCTTCCGAAAGTGAAGGTGATGCGCTGGAGCACATCCTCCAGATTGTCGCCCTGCTCCAACGGCGCATACACGCCATCGGAAAGCTGTGCTATCGTCTCCAGCACCGCCGAAGGCTGCGACCATGCCGTAAGCGGGAAAAAACGCACTTGTCCGTGCGCGGTTTGCAGCATCCCAAGTAGTTCGCTGGCTTTGCGAGGGCCGTCAATGGGCAAACCGTCTGAAATGAAAATGCACCGGAGATCGCCGCTAGCACGGAAGGCGGTACCGGCTAATGATCGCAGCACCTCATCGAAACGGGTAATGCCGCGCGGATTGTATTCCGCCGATAAAAAGTCCTGTGCA
Proteins encoded in this region:
- a CDS encoding VIT domain-containing protein, with amino-acid sequence MKRILLLLLLLLPCAQRVEAGKLFARAAGTASPIYNLCQTIVNTTVTIRDLLAVTHVDETFLNTQSREVEAWYVFQLPEGAVVDGLWLWIDGKRETFVVKRREVAQQIYDSLAKTPYADPAMLQTLGANRFQLRLANIGPAESRRIELQYFLQLPVQEGGVIRYVYPVNMSGYQTSPVEKLQLTLDIEMGSSIADLTISPDSRLPRIAYTELSDAHVTASFGGEDILENSDFWIEITVSDWTDTLYVLRHTETASDTGFFMLWYPDTLPVAASGTMDVVFAVDASGSMTGLRADVVRASLTTLLAALRPYDRFRIVLFNDRLTAFPADTAMAFATAENVTYAQDFLSAEYNPRGITRFDEVLRSLAGTAFRASGDLRCIFISDGLPIDGPRKASELLGMLQTAHGQVRFFPLTAWSQPSAVLETIAQLSDGVYAPLEQGDNLEDVLQRITFTFGSQGLRDYLLTLPAFARETYVDYRKIGRDMLHVSATGLFTDAGEGECGISLRSSGNSTPYSPPRTLRLFPDTTDPLQVARFWASKRISDLLLRLADVTDSTVMREEIIRLSEKYMILSPFTAFLVYRQKESSTEALAELRTPVGYTLHQNFPNPFNPSTVIRFTMHDAAASVAVVRLTIYDQQGRLVRKLYEGRPGPGTTTLEWDGSDDMGRPLPSGLYYCLMSSAHGTSRISMTLLR